The region CATCACCCACAGCATAAACGCCTGGGATGTTCGTCCTCTGCCAGCAATCGACCTTTATGAATCCCCTCTCATCAGTCTCCACTCCAGCCTCCCTAGCTATTTTGCTATTCGGTTCCACTCCTATCAGTATGAAGACGCCATCTGCTTCGATGAAGCTCTCCTCCCCGCTCTCCAAGTCCCTGACTCTAACTCCCTCAACCCTACCCTCCCCAACTATAGCTGTCAGGACGCTATTGAATAGGAACTTGACGTTCCCCCTGCTCATCAAGTTATCAACTAACGCCCTCTCAGCCCTCATCGAGGATCTCCTGTGTACTAAGATAACCTCTTTAGCGATCTTAGATAAATAGATGGATGATATTGCAGCCGTATTCCCACCTCCGACTACTATGACCCTCTTCCCCTTGAAGAGGGGTCCATCGCATACAGCGCAGTAGCTAACGCCCTTCCCGAAGAGCTCCTCCTCCCCAGGTATCCCAAGCTTCCTCTCCTCAGCTCCCGTAGCTATAATCAAAGCCCTAGCCTGGAACTCCTTGCCTGAGCTCGTATAAGCTCTCTTGATCTCCCCGGTTAACTCAAGCCTCACTACTTCCTCGGGTGAGAGTATCCTCGCCCCAGACTTGAGCGCTTGCTCACGAATCCTCCTCCCCAGCTCCTCCCCGCTTATCGATTCGAAGCCGGGGTAGTTCTCTATAACCGGATTTACATTGATCTTGCCACCAGGCAAGCTCTTCTCAATGACTAAAACCTTCAATCCGTATCTAGCTAGGTAGATAGCGGCTGTTAGTCCCCCGGGGCCTCCTCCAACGATTATAACGTCATTATCCCTCTCCACTCTCGCTTGAGGCATGAAGAACATCTAATCCCTCCCGATCAG is a window of Candidatus Korarchaeum sp. DNA encoding:
- the trxB gene encoding thioredoxin-disulfide reductase, whose translation is MFFMPQARVERDNDVIIVGGGPGGLTAAIYLARYGLKVLVIEKSLPGGKINVNPVIENYPGFESISGEELGRRIREQALKSGARILSPEEVVRLELTGEIKRAYTSSGKEFQARALIIATGAEERKLGIPGEEELFGKGVSYCAVCDGPLFKGKRVIVVGGGNTAAISSIYLSKIAKEVILVHRRSSMRAERALVDNLMSRGNVKFLFNSVLTAIVGEGRVEGVRVRDLESGEESFIEADGVFILIGVEPNSKIAREAGVETDERGFIKVDCWQRTNIPGVYAVGDVTGEPLQIAKAVGDGVRAAVDIYDRIFGGAYARASSQGPSRTS